In Carassius gibelio isolate Cgi1373 ecotype wild population from Czech Republic chromosome B2, carGib1.2-hapl.c, whole genome shotgun sequence, a single genomic region encodes these proteins:
- the slc7a8b gene encoding large neutral amino acids transporter small subunit 2 isoform X3 has protein sequence MTWFYVYAARYAMQHLRRQYSSNIIGSGIFVSPKGVLENSSSVGLALIVWTLTGVITAISALCYAELGVTIPKSGGDYSYVKDIFGGLAGFLRLWIAVLVIYPTNQAVIALTFANYALQPLFPSCFPPERALGLLAAVCLLLLTWINCFSVRWATRVQDVFTTGKLLALCLIIIMGIVQICKGNFYWLEPEHAFHPLQPYDVGRIALGFLQGSFAYAGWNFLNYVTEELIDPYRNLPRAIFISVPLVTFIYVFANIAYVTAMSPQELIASNAVAVTFGEKLLGVMSWIMPISVALSTFGGVNGSLFTSSRLFFAGAREGHLPRLLAMIHVNRCTPIPALIFTCISTLLMLCTSDIYTLINYVGFINYLFYGVTVAGQIVLRIKEPDMHRPIKVSLAWPVIFLIFWAFLLIFSLYSEPVVCCIGLAIMLSGVPVYLFGIYWENKPESFNSFVAKLTHLGQKLFMVVYPDGGSEDGNEDEDEAG, from the exons GTAACATTATTGGGTCTGGGATCTTTGTAAGTCCAAAGGGTgttttggaaaacagcagctcggtGGGTCTGGCTCTCATCGTGTGGACTCTCACTGGCGTCATCACTGCCATCAGTGCTCTGTGCTATGCTGAACTGGGAGTCACAATCCCAAAGTCAGGTGGAGACTATTCCTATGTTAAGGACATCTTTGGAGGGCTAGCTGG GTTTCTAAGGCTGTGGATTGCAGTGTTAGTGATCTATCCAACTAACCAGGCTGTGATTGCCCTCACATTTGCCAATTACGCATTGCAGCCTCTCTTCCCTTCCTGCTTCCCCCCAGAGAGAGCACTGGGTCTGCTCGCCGCCGTCTGCCTGT TGCTGTTAACCTGGATTAACTGCTTCAGTGTCCGCTGGGCGACGCGTGTACAGGATGTGTTCACCACAGGCAAACTCCTCGCCCTCTGCCTCATCATCATCATGGGCATTGTGCAGATCTGCAAGG GTAATTTTTATTGGCTGGAGCCAGAACATGCATTTCATCCTCTCCAACCCTATGACGTGGGTCGCATTGCACTCGGTTTCCTGCAGGGCTCCTTTGCTTATGCAGGCTGGAACTTTCTTAATTATGTAACAGAAGAGCTCATTGACCCCTACAG GAACCTGCCTCGTGCGATCTTCATCTCAGTCCCTCTGGTTACTTTCATCTATGTATTTGCGAATATTGCATATGTTACAGCTATGAGCCCTCAGGAACTGATTGCCTCCAATGCTGTTGCTGTG ACATTTGGTGAAAAGCTGCTTGGGGTGATGTCATGGATCATGCCCATCTCTGTGGCTCTGTCCACCTTCGGAGGGGTTAATGGGTCCCTTTTCACATCATCTAG GTTATTCTTTGCAGGTGCCAGGGAAGGACATCTTCCCCGTCTGTTGGCAATGATTCATGTGAACCGCTGTACACCCATCCCAGCTCTGATTTTCACT TGTATATCAACTCTACTGATGTTGTGCACTAGCGACATATACACCCTTATCAACTATGTTGGCTTCATCAACTACCTGTTTTATGGGGTCACTGTTGCCGGGCAGATTGTGCTTCGCATCAAAGAACCAGACATGCATCGACCAATCAAG GTGAGCTTGGCGTGGCCAGTTATTTTCCTGATTTTCTGGGCATTCCTGCTGATCTTCTCTCTCTACTCGGAGCCTGTGGTGTGTTGCATTGGTCTGGCCATTATGTTGTCAGGTGTTCCTGTCTATTTATTTGGCATCTATTGGGAAAACAAGCCTGAGAGCTTCAACTCCTTTGTTG CTAAACTGACACACTTGGGGCAGAAGTTGTTCATGGTGGTATATCCTGATGGAGGCAGTGAAGACGGGAATGAAGATGAAGACGAAGCTGGATAA
- the slc7a8b gene encoding large neutral amino acids transporter small subunit 2 isoform X1 → MSSSGARCRAASVPDTDTDERETAVTLKKEIGLLSACGIIVGNIIGSGIFVSPKGVLENSSSVGLALIVWTLTGVITAISALCYAELGVTIPKSGGDYSYVKDIFGGLAGFLRLWIAVLVIYPTNQAVIALTFANYALQPLFPSCFPPERALGLLAAVCLLLLTWINCFSVRWATRVQDVFTTGKLLALCLIIIMGIVQICKGNFYWLEPEHAFHPLQPYDVGRIALGFLQGSFAYAGWNFLNYVTEELIDPYRNLPRAIFISVPLVTFIYVFANIAYVTAMSPQELIASNAVAVTFGEKLLGVMSWIMPISVALSTFGGVNGSLFTSSRLFFAGAREGHLPRLLAMIHVNRCTPIPALIFTCISTLLMLCTSDIYTLINYVGFINYLFYGVTVAGQIVLRIKEPDMHRPIKVSLAWPVIFLIFWAFLLIFSLYSEPVVCCIGLAIMLSGVPVYLFGIYWENKPESFNSFVAKLTHLGQKLFMVVYPDGGSEDGNEDEDEAG, encoded by the exons ATGAGCAGCAGTGGTGCCCGATGCAGGGCTGCATCAGTTCCAGACACAGACACCGATGAGCGAGAAACAGCAGTGACCTTGAAGAAAGAGATCGGACTCCTCAGTGCATGTGGTATTATTGTGG GTAACATTATTGGGTCTGGGATCTTTGTAAGTCCAAAGGGTgttttggaaaacagcagctcggtGGGTCTGGCTCTCATCGTGTGGACTCTCACTGGCGTCATCACTGCCATCAGTGCTCTGTGCTATGCTGAACTGGGAGTCACAATCCCAAAGTCAGGTGGAGACTATTCCTATGTTAAGGACATCTTTGGAGGGCTAGCTGG GTTTCTAAGGCTGTGGATTGCAGTGTTAGTGATCTATCCAACTAACCAGGCTGTGATTGCCCTCACATTTGCCAATTACGCATTGCAGCCTCTCTTCCCTTCCTGCTTCCCCCCAGAGAGAGCACTGGGTCTGCTCGCCGCCGTCTGCCTGT TGCTGTTAACCTGGATTAACTGCTTCAGTGTCCGCTGGGCGACGCGTGTACAGGATGTGTTCACCACAGGCAAACTCCTCGCCCTCTGCCTCATCATCATCATGGGCATTGTGCAGATCTGCAAGG GTAATTTTTATTGGCTGGAGCCAGAACATGCATTTCATCCTCTCCAACCCTATGACGTGGGTCGCATTGCACTCGGTTTCCTGCAGGGCTCCTTTGCTTATGCAGGCTGGAACTTTCTTAATTATGTAACAGAAGAGCTCATTGACCCCTACAG GAACCTGCCTCGTGCGATCTTCATCTCAGTCCCTCTGGTTACTTTCATCTATGTATTTGCGAATATTGCATATGTTACAGCTATGAGCCCTCAGGAACTGATTGCCTCCAATGCTGTTGCTGTG ACATTTGGTGAAAAGCTGCTTGGGGTGATGTCATGGATCATGCCCATCTCTGTGGCTCTGTCCACCTTCGGAGGGGTTAATGGGTCCCTTTTCACATCATCTAG GTTATTCTTTGCAGGTGCCAGGGAAGGACATCTTCCCCGTCTGTTGGCAATGATTCATGTGAACCGCTGTACACCCATCCCAGCTCTGATTTTCACT TGTATATCAACTCTACTGATGTTGTGCACTAGCGACATATACACCCTTATCAACTATGTTGGCTTCATCAACTACCTGTTTTATGGGGTCACTGTTGCCGGGCAGATTGTGCTTCGCATCAAAGAACCAGACATGCATCGACCAATCAAG GTGAGCTTGGCGTGGCCAGTTATTTTCCTGATTTTCTGGGCATTCCTGCTGATCTTCTCTCTCTACTCGGAGCCTGTGGTGTGTTGCATTGGTCTGGCCATTATGTTGTCAGGTGTTCCTGTCTATTTATTTGGCATCTATTGGGAAAACAAGCCTGAGAGCTTCAACTCCTTTGTTG CTAAACTGACACACTTGGGGCAGAAGTTGTTCATGGTGGTATATCCTGATGGAGGCAGTGAAGACGGGAATGAAGATGAAGACGAAGCTGGATAA
- the slc7a8b gene encoding large neutral amino acids transporter small subunit 2 isoform X2: MQTWFYVYAARYAMQHLRRQYSSNIIGSGIFVSPKGVLENSSSVGLALIVWTLTGVITAISALCYAELGVTIPKSGGDYSYVKDIFGGLAGFLRLWIAVLVIYPTNQAVIALTFANYALQPLFPSCFPPERALGLLAAVCLLLLTWINCFSVRWATRVQDVFTTGKLLALCLIIIMGIVQICKGNFYWLEPEHAFHPLQPYDVGRIALGFLQGSFAYAGWNFLNYVTEELIDPYRNLPRAIFISVPLVTFIYVFANIAYVTAMSPQELIASNAVAVTFGEKLLGVMSWIMPISVALSTFGGVNGSLFTSSRLFFAGAREGHLPRLLAMIHVNRCTPIPALIFTCISTLLMLCTSDIYTLINYVGFINYLFYGVTVAGQIVLRIKEPDMHRPIKVSLAWPVIFLIFWAFLLIFSLYSEPVVCCIGLAIMLSGVPVYLFGIYWENKPESFNSFVAKLTHLGQKLFMVVYPDGGSEDGNEDEDEAG, from the exons GTAACATTATTGGGTCTGGGATCTTTGTAAGTCCAAAGGGTgttttggaaaacagcagctcggtGGGTCTGGCTCTCATCGTGTGGACTCTCACTGGCGTCATCACTGCCATCAGTGCTCTGTGCTATGCTGAACTGGGAGTCACAATCCCAAAGTCAGGTGGAGACTATTCCTATGTTAAGGACATCTTTGGAGGGCTAGCTGG GTTTCTAAGGCTGTGGATTGCAGTGTTAGTGATCTATCCAACTAACCAGGCTGTGATTGCCCTCACATTTGCCAATTACGCATTGCAGCCTCTCTTCCCTTCCTGCTTCCCCCCAGAGAGAGCACTGGGTCTGCTCGCCGCCGTCTGCCTGT TGCTGTTAACCTGGATTAACTGCTTCAGTGTCCGCTGGGCGACGCGTGTACAGGATGTGTTCACCACAGGCAAACTCCTCGCCCTCTGCCTCATCATCATCATGGGCATTGTGCAGATCTGCAAGG GTAATTTTTATTGGCTGGAGCCAGAACATGCATTTCATCCTCTCCAACCCTATGACGTGGGTCGCATTGCACTCGGTTTCCTGCAGGGCTCCTTTGCTTATGCAGGCTGGAACTTTCTTAATTATGTAACAGAAGAGCTCATTGACCCCTACAG GAACCTGCCTCGTGCGATCTTCATCTCAGTCCCTCTGGTTACTTTCATCTATGTATTTGCGAATATTGCATATGTTACAGCTATGAGCCCTCAGGAACTGATTGCCTCCAATGCTGTTGCTGTG ACATTTGGTGAAAAGCTGCTTGGGGTGATGTCATGGATCATGCCCATCTCTGTGGCTCTGTCCACCTTCGGAGGGGTTAATGGGTCCCTTTTCACATCATCTAG GTTATTCTTTGCAGGTGCCAGGGAAGGACATCTTCCCCGTCTGTTGGCAATGATTCATGTGAACCGCTGTACACCCATCCCAGCTCTGATTTTCACT TGTATATCAACTCTACTGATGTTGTGCACTAGCGACATATACACCCTTATCAACTATGTTGGCTTCATCAACTACCTGTTTTATGGGGTCACTGTTGCCGGGCAGATTGTGCTTCGCATCAAAGAACCAGACATGCATCGACCAATCAAG GTGAGCTTGGCGTGGCCAGTTATTTTCCTGATTTTCTGGGCATTCCTGCTGATCTTCTCTCTCTACTCGGAGCCTGTGGTGTGTTGCATTGGTCTGGCCATTATGTTGTCAGGTGTTCCTGTCTATTTATTTGGCATCTATTGGGAAAACAAGCCTGAGAGCTTCAACTCCTTTGTTG CTAAACTGACACACTTGGGGCAGAAGTTGTTCATGGTGGTATATCCTGATGGAGGCAGTGAAGACGGGAATGAAGATGAAGACGAAGCTGGATAA